The sequence CGAGAAGGCCATGGCGAAGTACACGTAGCCCTTCGGGATGTGCTGTCCCAGTCCGTCCGCCACCAGCAGCACGCCGATGAGCAGGAGGAAGGAGAGCGCGAGAATCTTCACCGACGGGTGCGCCATCACGAAGGTGGAGAGCGGCTTCGCGAACAGCATCATCACCCCGACGGAGATGATGACCGCCGTCACCATCACCCAGATCTGCTCGGGCGGCACCATGCCTACCGCGGTGATGACCGAGTCGAGGGAGAAGACGATATCGAGCGCGAGAATCTGCGCGATGATGGCGCCGACGTTGACGGACTTGCCGCTGCCCGCCTCCTCCTCGTCAGCGCTCTCCACCTTGCCGTAGATCTCCGTGGTGGCCTTGGCGATGAGGAACAGGCCGCCGATGAGCAGGATGAGGTCCCGTCCGGACACGGCGTGGCCCAGCACCGTGAACAGGGGCTCCGTCAGCCGCATGATCCACGAGATGGTGAACAGCAGCCCCACGCGCATGAACAGCGCGAGCCCCAGGCCCAGCCTCGCCACCTTGTCCCGCCGGTCCACCGGCAGCCGCGAGGTGAGGATGGAGATGAACACCACGTTGTCGATGCCGAGCACGATTTCCATCGCGCACAACGTCAGCAACGCAATCCAGGTCTGCGGGTCCTCGATGCCAGCAAGCATTTCCGGTCGTCCTCGTCGGGGAGCTGCGAAGGGGCCTCGGGCCCTCTAAGCGCGCGCCGGGTGCCGCGAAAATGGCGGGCAAGGCGTTGATTTCACTGGGCTTCACCGCGACTCCGCGTCCGTCAGCACATGCCCGTGCTTCAGGAGCCGGGGCACGGCTTGGTAGCCGCGGGCGATGAGCGGCCAGAGCTCGAAGGGGAGGTTGCGCTCGCGCTGCACCTCACGGGCACTCTGCATCAGCGACGCGCGCGAGCACGTGTCCGCCCGCGCGAGCCCCACGAGGATGCGGTTCGTCGTGTCCTCCACGTCGAAGCGGTGGAGCTGGCGGAAGCTCACCTGCCACGTGCGCAGCATGGAGTGGAAGAGCGGGTTGGACACCGACTCCCAGATATTGCCCACCACCGCGCCGTCCGGCGTCAGCCGTGCCCGCACCGCTCCGAAGAACTCGCGCGTCGCCAGGTGGGCAGGGATGCTGCTGTCGCCGTAGGCATCCAGGAAGACGAGCGAGTACGTGGGCCCCGGGGCCTCGATGAACTCGCGCCCGTCCGCCACGTGGATGCGCAGGGTGTCGTCCTCCTCCACGCCGCAGTAGAGCT comes from Pyxidicoccus parkwaysis and encodes:
- a CDS encoding TerC family protein, whose amino-acid sequence is MLAGIEDPQTWIALLTLCAMEIVLGIDNVVFISILTSRLPVDRRDKVARLGLGLALFMRVGLLFTISWIMRLTEPLFTVLGHAVSGRDLILLIGGLFLIAKATTEIYGKVESADEEEAGSGKSVNVGAIIAQILALDIVFSLDSVITAVGMVPPEQIWVMVTAVIISVGVMMLFAKPLSTFVMAHPSVKILALSFLLLIGVLLVADGLGQHIPKGYVYFAMAFSLGVELVNMRFRSRRTRRVAPGAEPTASA
- a CDS encoding spermidine synthase gives rise to the protein MSHRVVVTENPEGLRTLRFEEGDARQSVVWPGEPLRLEVPYTRVSMVGLAFVPRPERILAVGLGGGAIPMFLRAVLPGVPIDVVELEPDVVEAAKLYCGVEEDDTLRIHVADGREFIEAPGPTYSLVFLDAYGDSSIPAHLATREFFGAVRARLTPDGAVVGNIWESVSNPLFHSMLRTWQVSFRQLHRFDVEDTTNRILVGLARADTCSRASLMQSAREVQRERNLPFELWPLIARGYQAVPRLLKHGHVLTDAESR